One Balaenoptera acutorostrata chromosome 5, mBalAcu1.1, whole genome shotgun sequence genomic window, GAGAAAACCCTTTATGAGGCAGTGAAGGAAATTTGATTCCTGACTAGATAATTAGCAATACTAaaaattattactgctattattattattattattttacgtACAGGCAGTAGTAGGAGTAGAAGATTAAGTGGGTGGGCTTACGAATACAGGATTTGCCAAGAGTTGATAATTGGTAAATCTGGGTGACGGCACACGAAGATTCCTTACACTGTCCTCTCTActtctgtttgaaattttccacaatataacattaaaaagaaatatgtatacatatatttgttttttttaagatgaggaaatttGTGTTTTTGAATGACTTTGAGTGGACATTATTGTGGCTgaataaaataactagaattatggtGATTCATCCTGGGATTATGAGGAAAGTCTACCAAGGATAAAGCCAAAACATTCTtgatagtattgggttggccaaaaagttccttcggttaATGAccatgttgttcaataaagttcttggtgaaaatgaaaaaaagtgtcttttagttttacttagaacggaacgaactttttggccaagccaatagaACAGAATAATAGAAATAACCTGGTCCTTAACAACTGAGCCACAGAATAAACCAAACTGGCAGCTGCCTGACCTCTGGATAGCTGCTTAGATAATAACTATCTCTGttgtttaatctattttgagttggtttctgttatttgcagcAGAAAGCATCCTGACTAAAACAGCGGAGAAGAATGCATTTTTGTGTGCGTGTTGAGGTCGCAGAGTGGTACTGGGTAGTGTTTCTGCTGCATCTTACAGAATGTTTAGTGAAACAGCATCCCTTAATTGCAATGATTGAGTCCTTGCAGTTATTATTTCTTGCCAGCTCTCAAATTCCAGAGGCATTAAACCAGCCAGTATATCATCTTCCACCTACATCCTACCCTAGTTTACCATGGGTGAAAATCTTAGCAACCGCACTGCTACAGAAGGCCAGGTAATAGCAGTCCGTCACCTACCACCACCAGTGATGGGGTCCTCATCGCCATCCAGCTGGAGAGTGATACAATTCCAGAACCCTATTCTTAGGGTCTGCTTCCTGGGACCACATCCAGTACAATTATCTTAGGTGGAGTTCCTAGAAACAGAGCTTGAAACAGGAATTTGGAGGCAGGTGATTTATTAAAGGAGTGCTCCCTGGGGAATAGGAAGGAGGCAAGCGGGATAGAACGGGGGAGAAAGCTAAGCAAGGATGTAATCTCAGCTGGAAACCAGCTTCGACTGGGAAACTGCGTTGTCCCTCAGTGTTGGTTCCACCTTTTGTACCACCACGGTAGTCGGTCATCAACTGTGAGCTGCCTGGGGTGAGGTtgggggcggggtgtgtgtgtgacactCAGAGCAGCTAACATACTGGCCCAGTTAAAGGGATCTATTCAGAGCATCAGTAACACCCACTACCACTTCCCAACTTACCTGAGTAGCCAAAATCTTACTAGACCCTGCGTGATCTAGCCCACCCCTGCATAACCATTCTTTCTCTCTGAAATCATCTCCActgctctccctctttttcattcCACTTTAGCCACACACTGGCCACCTTGCAATTCCTCAAATTCTCTAGCATTTTCATGCTTCAGATCCTTTACCCTTCTCGGCCCCCTCATCTGGGATGATTTTCCGCTGCTCTCCTACCAGCCCCGCCCTGCCATGTCCCCATGACTAGGTCCCTTATACATCCTTCACATTTATACTCACAAGACAGCTTCTTAGTAAGGTCTTCTCTGGCTGCCCTAACCAACATTTATAATccctttactttcattatttttcttttcaaatacttaTCAGTATCTAACATACTATATAGTtgtcttatttatcttgtttattatttatatttgtttagagTATTTATATATACCCTAGAACATGAGCTGGGAAGGGTaggaatttttatcttttttttttttttaatctcaacacttaaaacagtgcctggtaaaTTACAGGTgctcagttaatatttgttgactatggaaatgaatgaatgaatgaatgaatgaccgcTGGCACAAAGTACCAGAATAAATGCTGCTTGAAGAGAActaaactgaaatggaaaatactgGCACAGCCCGCCGTGTAATATAGATGGGAGAACGGATACATATATTGCCATATGCAGAGTTTTCCCTAGATTATGTTTTCTTTGATAACATTGCAATGTTCATGTGatgttatatgtgtgtatattagtatatactatttatatgtagaaatattagtgaataaaaatagaagcactaaagattttccaaatttatttaaatgagttCAAATCAAAACTCAAGAATCTAGATTTACATACATTAAAGAAAGGTAAAATTATAGCAAAATTAAAGTGAATGCAGGTTGTATAGATAGCTCAATTCCtatgatataaaatttaaatccaCAGGTGAAACTCTTTAAGCTCTTTATATGTCATATTCTGATCCCAGAGAGTAGAAAACTATTCAGCATGCAAAATCTCAAATCTCTCGATCCTGAAATCTACCAGTAGATACCCAAAATCCTCAAGGCACATTAACATTTTCTAGAAAAGAAGCCTTTTTAAAATCTAAGGTTACTGAAACTACAAAAACACCTATGAGACCCTCTGTGGCATTTTTTGCCCAAGTGTCAATCAACATGAGATTAGCCTTGGGCTGAGGCGGCCTCAGAACAAACACTGGCTTCTTCCTGTAAATCAGCCCCAGCAGAGGATTCTGACTCAACTGGAGAACTTTCTTCTAGTTCAGCATATTCACCACAGCTTTCGTTCTCGGTTGTACCTTTATCACTATCGACGGCAACAGCTTCATCCCGAGCTGCGCTGGTAACCTCTGACGTGGATTCAGTGCTGACCTCTGCGGTTTCTCCCGTCCCCGCATCTGTCACCTCTGACCCAGTTTCAGCACCAGCGGCAGTGGTCTCCTCGGCAGCAGCCTCCACATTGTCTGGACACGGGGAAGCCTCTTTTATGACGGCAACTGTAGCACTGGGAAGCTCTGCGGCATCCGCCACCGGAGCTTCCACTAAAGGTACTTCGGGGGCTTCTGAACCGGCTTCCGAACCGGCTTCCTCGGCACCCACAAGGTTCTCTTTTTCACCTTTAAAATTTAGTCCATTAAGCAAAGTATTAATTTAAAGAGCATGGGAAGACGGTGAGACACTGtgcagtcattttaaaaaatgagacagaTCAATAAGTACTGATATGGAATGGTCTTCAAGGTAGTCTGTTCAGtggaaaaaaagcaaggaaacgaGCAATGTATACAGTATGGTACTATTTGTGTTAGGACAAAAGGAGAGTAATATAGACCTAGAGAGTTATATTTGTAGAGACCCTCTCCTGGAGGACACTAAAAACTGGTGTTAttggttgcctctggggaggtAAAATGAAGGGTCTGCTCTTCTGAAAACCCTTTTGAATCtgttgaacttaaaaaaataataatttcatgtgtattatttattcaaatacaaACCATGAAAATAAACAGGCAATGTGTCATGAAATAGCATGGAAAAGTAGCTAACTTACTAGCTGATGACTCTGAGAAGCCACTAGTCCTCCCTcaacctcagttttgtcatctgtaaaatggggatattaataatatctacctcacagaACTATTGGGAGGATTGACTACAATAATATGTATGAAGAGGGGTTTAAAACCAAGGAAGTGCTATGGAAATgctgtattttatcatttttacaaTCAGCCATCTCATGATTATATTCAATAATGTTTATTAATGATATTCTGTTTCTTATTGTTCTCATGACTAAAAGGTTAAAACTGGTCCATGAGCAGCTGTTTTCTTTGTCCCTAAATAGTGATCATGGTATTTGATAATAATGGCCTTATAGCTgagatggaaaaaagtatggTTTAAAGCAAGCAGTTTAAGGCAAGAAATATACATTAGGGTGAAAATGTCAAATTTCTGTTGTTACAAGTTGCCATTTTATCAATCAGATCAACTGAGGGACTCAGTAGACATGACTGAATCTACTAATGTCACTGCACACAGGTGGTCTTAGccaaaactgaaacaaaattagtttcatgtcttaaaaaaaaattaacgagAGAAATGAAAGGTCAAGCTGCTGAGAGAGACAGATACTAAAATTATGCCTGCATGAATGGAAACCTGAGTAGGGGAAAAGTAATATTACCACACAAAGAAGTCAAAGCTGCTGGTCAGCAGTTTAAATGTACAATGTTTTCATTTACCAAATGCCCTCATCCAAAACCTCTAACAATATTCTTTAGGCTTTGGCTGGACTTTTCCTTTCTGAATGAACTCCTACCCAGAGTCATTTTGGATTAAGTTAGTAAAGAAGCCAAAAACAAATAGTGTCCATTGCTAGACTAAGATAATGAAAATCAGTgcctcaaggaaaaagaaaatagtaaatacACTTTACCTGGAAGTGGATGTAACTCTGCtttggttttttctttcaaattcgtTACATGATTGCTGTGTTTGGCTTTCTCTGATGTGATTCTCTTGTAAGTCTGAAAGTAAATGTGTGCTTAAGTTTATTTCTTGAGCTCTAAGATTCATCATGCCAAGTTTAAAGCCATCCACAGTTCAAACAGGAGAAACCAATACACACCATCTACTCTTTTATTTCCCCTCTGGAAATCTTTGTCAATAAGTAGAatgctttaaaaaaggaaagaaacaaatgttCTAACAGAGGTCAAAGATAACTGAAAACACACAAGGTGGATAGATAAAgaccaagaagaaaaacaaattatgcTAGAATCAAAATATTCTGACAGGCATTTGCAAATATCCTCTGGCATTTAtctcagagtaatggaaatttatgtgcacacaaaaacctgtacacaaatgttcatggtagctttatttgtaatagccaaaaactggaaccAGTCCAAATGTCCTACAACTGGTGAATGGTTACAcagactgtggtacatccatgaCATAggacactactcagccataaaagggattAACTATAGATACAGGAAACAATTTGGATGAATCTCCAGgtaaattatgctgagtgaaaaaagccaatctcaaaaggttacacaccttaggattccatttatgtaacattactattattattattaattttgtttttggtaaCGTTCTTGAAAGgataagaaatacagaaatagagaacagattagtagttgtcaggaagtgggaggaagggagggggagagcaggCGGGAAGTGAGTACAGTTACAAAAGAACAACACAAGGGACCCTTGTGGTGATGGGACAGTCTTGtctcttgactgtggtggtgaaTACACgaatctacacatgtgataaaattgcttAGGACTAAATACATGCACTTgagcgtacacacacacacacacacatgcacaagtgCATGTAAAGCTGGTGGAATCTGAATAAGGTCTATGGATCGTATCCATGTCAGTTTCCCGGCTGTGAT contains:
- the MGARP gene encoding protein MGARP isoform X2; this translates as MSSNKFPGSSGSNMIYYLVVGVTVSAGGYYTYKRITSEKAKHSNHVTNLKEKTKAELHPLPGEKENLVGAEEAGSEAGSEAPEVPLVEAPVADAAELPSATVAVIKEASPCPDNVEAAAEETTAAGAETGSEVTDAGTGETAEVSTESTSEVTSAARDEAVAVDSDKGTTENESCGEYAELEESSPVESESSAGADLQEEASVCSEAASAQG
- the MGARP gene encoding protein MGARP isoform X1, giving the protein MVMEGGKEASLRWMSSNKFPGSSGSNMIYYLVVGVTVSAGGYYTYKRITSEKAKHSNHVTNLKEKTKAELHPLPGEKENLVGAEEAGSEAGSEAPEVPLVEAPVADAAELPSATVAVIKEASPCPDNVEAAAEETTAAGAETGSEVTDAGTGETAEVSTESTSEVTSAARDEAVAVDSDKGTTENESCGEYAELEESSPVESESSAGADLQEEASVCSEAASAQG
- the MGARP gene encoding protein MGARP isoform X3, which encodes MYLRRAVSKTLALPLRAPPGPAPLRKDASLRWMSSNKFPGSSGSNMIYYLVVGVTVSAGGYYTYKRITSEKAKHSNHVTNLKEKTKAELHPLPGEKENLVGAEEAGSEAGSEAPEVPLVEAPVADAAELPSATVAVIKEASPCPDNVEAAAEETTAAGAETGSEVTDAGTGETAEVSTESTSEVTSAARDEAVAVDSDKGTTENESCGEYAELEESSPVESESSAGADLQEEASVCSEAASAQG